AGCTCGAACTCGCGATGCAGGGCGATGTGAAAGACGCCTGGGGCAAGCCCATCGTCGGGCCGCACATCGTCAGCGGGATCACGCAAGCCGACCGCCTCGCCTGCGAAGAAGTCTTCGGCCCGGTCGTCGCGCTGATCCGTGTGAAGTCGTTCGACGAGGCGCTCAAGGTCGCCAACGCCACGCCGTACCGCCTGACCGGCGGCATCTTCACCCGCACGCCCAGCCACCTCGAACGCGCAAGAGTCGAGTTCCGCGTCGGCAACCTGTACCTGAACCGTGGGTGTACAGGCGCGTTGGTCGGCCGACAACCCTTCGGCGGCGGCGGGATGTCCGGCGTCGGCTCCAAGGCCGGCGGCGACCAGTACCTCTACCAGTTCGTCGAGCCAAGGTGCGTCACCGAAAACACCATGCGCCGCGGCTTCGCCCCCGGATTGATGAGCTAGGGCAAGAAGTCAGGAGGCAGGAGCGAGGAGACAGAAGGGGAACCCAACCGGTGGCACAGGCATCCTGCCTGTGTGGGCTACCATTTCACGGCTGCGCCGTGATGACAGGCTGGAAGCCTATCCCACCGATCACGCCCACAACCCCGCGACCGCCAGCGACACCGCGCACCCGTCGTGCAACTCAAACGACAGCACCGCGTCGTCAGAGCGAATCGCCGCGTAGGTGTCGCCCTGCAACGCCAAGGCCTCAACGGTTTTCGCCTCCGGATCGACGATGAGGTAGTACTTCACGCCTTCCCGCGCGTACAGCCGACGCTTATAGGTCAGGTCGTTCTGTGATGTGGAGGGCGACAGGACTTCTGCGATCAGTGTCGGCGTGACCTCGACCCATTTGGTCTCGATCGGCTCACAGACCACCAACAGGTCCGGCCGGACCACCGTGTTGTCGCTGACCCGCCAGTCGATTTCGTAGAGCGTTTCGCAGTGGCAGCCACCTTGCTTATCCAACAATTGATTCAGCGCAACAAAAAGCCGGCCGGCCACACGCTGATGCCCAAACCCCGGCGAGGGCACCATCGCGACGGGGTGCCCGTCCCACAGCTCCCAGTCGCCTTCCCACTGCTCGTAGTCGGCGAGGGTGTAGTTGGGGAGGTATCGGGATGCTTCGGCCTCGTTCATGGCGTGATTATATCGGGCGTTGGTGCCAATCAGGAGCAAGTACAGGGGAAGATAGCCGCCACGTCACACGCGGCGGGGATTGGGGCAGTCGTCCGCTCCACCACACGATTTCGCAATCGGTCCCCGGGGCCGTGTCCCCCGTCTCCCGGCCCGTGCCTCATGTCCCCGGAAACGCATTTCCCGTACCAGAGGACGCGGTTTCCGGCCTCGGGAACATGGTGATCGCACTCGGGATCACAACTTCCGTTCCCGGGAACAGAAAGTCCGTACCGGGGAACGGAAGATGCGTTCCCGGGTGCGCTCGGCCCGTTTCCGGGTCCGCAAGACCTGTGCCGGAGTACGCGCTGCACGGCCCCGGGGACGTGCAGGGCACTCAGTCACATTGACGCATTCAAATTATTGTCATTCAGCTGCTACGCAGCACTCGCTCGACCTCGACAAGCCAATCCTTCTCGATCCAGTGCTCGCCGACTGCGCCGGCGAGGCGGACATCCCAGCCGGCGTGTTCGAGGACGCCCTGCATGCGTTTGCACATGTCGCCGTTGCTGGTGTGCAGGATGACCGGGCAGCGGGGCGGGCCGGACTGTTCCGCGAGCCAGCGGGCGACCATGAAGCCGTCACCGAGGTCTTCGTCGGGGTCGCCGCCCGAGAGCGGGTACAGGTCGTGGTCCAGTGAGATCACCTCAGCCGATGGCAGCAGTCCCGGCAGGTCGCGCAGCATATGGCGCGCGCTACCGTAAACGTGGACATCCGACCGCCCGAGCGCCACCAGCACGGCCGAGAAGCCCGCGATGCGATGGGCGCTGTCTTCGAGGATGAGGATAGGCATTGGGCTGGAACTACCACTCCCATTGAGTAGCTTTGAAGTCAGCCAACTCATCGGGATCAACCTCCAGGACTTTACGAAACGCTGCAAATCTTATCGGCGTGTTAACAGCTTCGGCATTTACAAAAAGTGCTGCTTCACTTTGGTCGCCCATCAATAGGTTGAATACTGGGTCATGCTTGTCGAAGATCCCGGTTGTCCGGACTTGGTTGAGAACTGTGATACATGATTCATGGATATGCTTACACGTGTTGATGTAATCACGATCAGATTCTTCATCGGTCGAGTTCCAGAGTTCATCGATCACCTTGTTGGCACGAGCGAAGTGATCGTCATAGACACCTTGATACGGTGAGTCGCAAGGGCTCCACCTCAAGTCGGCCATCATGGACTCGGTCGTTTCGTCCCGGTATTCGGGATATTCACGATACCTCTGTGTGACTACGCCGAGGCCTTCCTGTGTCGAAAATGACGCGACGACATATCGATAGTCTCCACTTGTAAACAACGCAACTGAATACACATGCTCGCTCACATGTTCTCGTAGGAAATGGGCGCAAGACTGCATCATTGCTTCTTCAAGTAGTTGGCGGAGTTCGTCAGTCATTTTTGTTGATTCTCCGG
The sequence above is a segment of the Phycisphaeraceae bacterium D3-23 genome. Coding sequences within it:
- a CDS encoding Uma2 family endonuclease, whose product is MNEAEASRYLPNYTLADYEQWEGDWELWDGHPVAMVPSPGFGHQRVAGRLFVALNQLLDKQGGCHCETLYEIDWRVSDNTVVRPDLLVVCEPIETKWVEVTPTLIAEVLSPSTSQNDLTYKRRLYAREGVKYYLIVDPEAKTVEALALQGDTYAAIRSDDAVLSFELHDGCAVSLAVAGLWA
- a CDS encoding DUF4303 domain-containing protein, which translates into the protein MTDELRQLLEEAMMQSCAHFLREHVSEHVYSVALFTSGDYRYVVASFSTQEGLGVVTQRYREYPEYRDETTESMMADLRWSPCDSPYQGVYDDHFARANKVIDELWNSTDEESDRDYINTCKHIHESCITVLNQVRTTGIFDKHDPVFNLLMGDQSEAALFVNAEAVNTPIRFAAFRKVLEVDPDELADFKATQWEW